In Flavobacterium cerinum, one genomic interval encodes:
- a CDS encoding LytR/AlgR family response regulator transcription factor: protein MTTPLNILIVEDEYITQKTISVFLQEMGYHIAGCAMNAEDALLYLNQHKVDFVILDITIQGEKDGIWLAEKLKQHYNIPYIFLTAYVDDATVSKAIGTNPYGYLVKPFQKATLFSAIEIALINFNKCQRVEKTVPATIFVKHLDIFEKVTLDNLYYIESQKNYLLLSTPQKQYRIRATITDFMEKLPDNFIKTHKGFIVNLDKIQSYSTAILVINGKKIPISKTYKDIVFNRLQHFLS, encoded by the coding sequence ATGACTACACCTTTAAATATTCTTATTGTTGAAGACGAATACATCACGCAGAAAACCATTTCCGTTTTTCTTCAGGAAATGGGGTACCATATCGCCGGCTGTGCTATGAATGCCGAAGATGCCTTGCTTTATTTAAATCAGCATAAAGTCGATTTTGTCATTTTAGATATCACCATTCAGGGTGAAAAAGACGGTATCTGGTTAGCCGAAAAATTGAAACAACATTATAATATTCCTTATATTTTTCTTACTGCTTATGTCGATGATGCTACAGTAAGCAAAGCCATTGGGACCAATCCTTACGGTTATCTCGTTAAACCGTTTCAAAAAGCGACTTTGTTTTCTGCTATAGAAATTGCTTTGATAAATTTCAACAAATGTCAGCGTGTTGAAAAAACAGTTCCGGCTACTATTTTTGTTAAGCATCTGGATATATTTGAAAAGGTAACATTGGACAACCTTTACTATATCGAAAGTCAGAAAAATTATCTTTTACTATCTACTCCCCAGAAACAATACCGGATTCGGGCAACGATAACGGATTTTATGGAAAAACTTCCGGATAATTTTATTAAAACCCATAAAGGTTTTATTGTCAATTTAGATAAAATACAGAGCTATTCAACTGCTATTCTAGTGATTAACGGAAAAAAAATACCGATTTCAAAAACCTATAAAGACATTGTTTTCAACAGATTACAGCATTTTTTATCGTAA
- a CDS encoding ankyrin repeat domain-containing protein has translation MKKTIFILGMALVTFTNVATAANVTETKVYTVNAYGATPLCTAISKGDVATIKKFIEYGADVNERTNNLTPLMYAVRYNNLEIVKLLIEKGADLAAVDQNGNTVLKIAEMFKNNEVIEALKGAGARK, from the coding sequence ATGAAAAAAACGATCTTTATTTTAGGAATGGCTTTAGTAACTTTTACTAATGTTGCTACAGCTGCAAATGTTACAGAAACAAAAGTGTATACTGTAAACGCCTATGGTGCCACACCACTTTGTACAGCAATCAGCAAAGGTGACGTTGCAACAATCAAGAAATTTATTGAGTACGGTGCAGATGTTAACGAAAGAACAAACAACCTGACACCTTTAATGTACGCAGTACGTTACAATAACCTTGAAATTGTAAAATTACTAATTGAAAAAGGAGCTGATTTAGCAGCGGTAGATCAGAATGGAAACACCGTTTTAAAAATTGCTGAAATGTTTAAAAACAATGAAGTAATCGAAGCTTTAAAAGGTGCCGGTGCCAGAAAATAA